A region from the Myxococcales bacterium genome encodes:
- a CDS encoding c-type cytochrome: MSLKLGAGLLAPLFFSCSARPTAVEVSPADAESRLNEARVVRLRPVDRELRERAANARGPGSGADPWAIQPLLGTGRARFVGLLRGLSAVVLLDDELAEVARAPAPAGAMGLAVSEDAIVVAGELSPEVRVFAVERGEQLALKSTLRVPDADGFRAVAIQPDGTLGAVDPRAERLRSLAASQWRRAVGTQDVVAAATPICRGAFEVVAAPGAFAVACSSGHAVDVVRTGRSDSAPVRINLDGPFFGVTAAALSPSVLTVAAGAVEDHPLDRTQGSFGFVDSFVYVARVDLATGGVTRRLSINVSELGIVTPKVLHLSPSKDELQVAGYGTPDIVTLALSDGRQLSREPSAPGARAVAQTGDRRVFANPLLDAWVSVKGGRTRVVPVAGADVLPPRSDAHRVGEALIYTTLMAPWNKAEGRLSRFTCETCHFEGGTDGRVHHTGRENVHATTKPILGLVNNRPHFSRALDGDLAELAMNEFRAANAKSEHDPYFAVSGADAPWLSHLGVAGARSAEDLRIAFMTYLAETPFRPNGRALRRSQQGGRFSESERRGAELFKQRCEGCHQAKLSSDGSERVPFEQWERYVLSADGPLVWADARYEKTGIVPYVHERGARVPSLRRVYAKWPYFTNGSAQSLGSVLEQVRIDEAGFRHDARQEAGAKGTLRPDERDALRAFLELL; this comes from the coding sequence ATGTCCCTGAAGCTAGGCGCGGGGCTCCTCGCGCCGCTCTTCTTCTCGTGCAGCGCCCGCCCTACCGCCGTAGAGGTCTCACCGGCTGACGCGGAGAGCCGCCTCAACGAGGCGCGCGTGGTCCGTCTCCGACCCGTCGACCGTGAGCTGCGCGAACGCGCCGCCAACGCTAGAGGGCCCGGGAGCGGCGCCGACCCCTGGGCGATTCAGCCGCTCTTGGGGACCGGTCGAGCGCGGTTCGTCGGCCTCCTGCGCGGTCTGTCGGCGGTCGTCCTCTTGGACGACGAGCTTGCGGAGGTGGCGCGCGCGCCTGCACCGGCGGGAGCGATGGGCCTGGCCGTAAGCGAGGACGCCATCGTCGTTGCCGGCGAGCTGTCGCCCGAGGTGCGCGTCTTCGCCGTCGAGCGAGGTGAACAACTCGCCCTGAAGTCCACGCTGCGTGTGCCCGATGCCGACGGCTTCCGTGCCGTCGCGATTCAGCCCGACGGCACCCTCGGGGCCGTCGACCCGCGCGCCGAGCGGCTTCGGTCGTTGGCGGCGAGCCAATGGCGTCGTGCCGTCGGCACCCAAGACGTCGTCGCTGCGGCAACGCCGATCTGCAGGGGCGCCTTCGAGGTCGTCGCCGCCCCGGGAGCCTTCGCGGTCGCGTGCTCGTCGGGCCACGCCGTCGACGTCGTGCGCACCGGTCGGTCCGACAGCGCGCCCGTGCGAATCAACCTCGATGGCCCCTTCTTTGGCGTCACGGCGGCCGCGCTCTCTCCGTCGGTTCTCACAGTGGCCGCCGGTGCTGTAGAAGACCATCCCCTTGACCGCACGCAAGGGAGCTTCGGGTTCGTTGACTCATTTGTGTATGTTGCACGCGTCGATCTTGCGACGGGGGGGGTGACGCGCCGCCTCTCGATCAACGTTTCGGAGCTCGGCATCGTGACGCCGAAGGTGCTCCACCTCTCGCCGTCGAAGGACGAGCTCCAGGTCGCTGGCTACGGGACGCCCGACATCGTGACGTTGGCGCTGTCGGACGGCCGCCAGCTCTCACGTGAGCCTTCCGCGCCGGGGGCGCGCGCTGTCGCACAGACGGGAGACCGGCGGGTCTTCGCGAACCCGCTCCTTGACGCGTGGGTGTCCGTCAAAGGCGGGCGGACGCGCGTCGTGCCGGTGGCCGGCGCCGACGTCTTGCCTCCGCGGAGCGACGCGCACCGCGTCGGCGAAGCGCTTATCTACACCACGCTGATGGCGCCGTGGAACAAGGCTGAAGGGCGCTTGAGTCGCTTCACCTGCGAGACGTGCCACTTCGAGGGCGGCACCGATGGCCGCGTCCACCACACGGGGCGCGAGAACGTGCACGCGACGACGAAGCCAATCTTGGGCCTCGTGAACAACCGCCCGCACTTCTCGCGGGCGCTCGACGGTGATCTCGCCGAGCTCGCGATGAATGAGTTTCGCGCGGCCAACGCCAAGAGCGAGCACGACCCCTATTTCGCCGTCTCCGGCGCCGACGCGCCGTGGCTCAGCCACCTCGGCGTGGCCGGCGCGCGCTCAGCGGAAGACCTCCGCATCGCCTTCATGACCTACCTCGCCGAGACGCCCTTTCGGCCCAACGGACGAGCCTTGCGTCGCAGCCAGCAGGGTGGCCGCTTCTCCGAGAGTGAGCGCCGCGGGGCGGAGCTCTTCAAGCAGCGTTGCGAAGGATGCCATCAAGCGAAGCTCTCCTCCGACGGAAGCGAGCGCGTGCCCTTCGAGCAGTGGGAGCGCTACGTGCTGTCGGCCGACGGGCCGCTCGTTTGGGCCGACGCGCGCTACGAAAAGACGGGCATCGTCCCTTACGTGCACGAGCGTGGCGCGAGGGTGCCGTCGCTCCGCCGCGTCTACGCCAAGTGGCCCTACTTCACCAACGGGAGCGCGCAGAGCCTTGGCAGCGTTCTTGAGCAAGTCCGCATCGACGAAGCGGGCTTTCGCCACGACGCGCGGCAGGAGGCGGGCGCGAAGGGAACCCTGCGCCCTGATGAGCGCGACGCGCTGCGAGCGTTCCTCGAGCTCCTGTGA
- a CDS encoding cupin domain-containing protein yields MQKVTLALVGLVVVASSFGCGGAPPPAAAPPLAKPAEAPKLEAQATKTEKPKDEAPKDALEVAPTVHKKVFENGAVRIFEVTFKPGEKVPLHGHPNSVVYVISGGKLNVTVPDKGTREQELKAGAAVYLKAEAHSTENIGGTEVKFAMFELKQRGAAAAPKGADPTTRKGFRSVFENDEVRVLEATFAKGAKVPAAVHPEHAVYVLAGGKLKFTDPSKGKDGVQEVDLTTGFGGYLPAQPRAIDNVGAGEVKLVMVEMKPDPAAEADKPKK; encoded by the coding sequence ATGCAGAAGGTCACGCTCGCCCTCGTCGGTCTCGTCGTCGTCGCCTCGTCGTTCGGATGTGGCGGTGCACCGCCTCCCGCCGCCGCTCCGCCGTTGGCAAAGCCGGCGGAAGCGCCGAAGCTCGAGGCGCAAGCGACCAAGACCGAGAAGCCGAAAGACGAAGCTCCGAAGGACGCGCTCGAGGTCGCCCCGACGGTCCACAAGAAGGTCTTCGAAAACGGCGCCGTCCGAATCTTCGAGGTCACGTTCAAGCCAGGCGAGAAGGTGCCGCTTCACGGCCACCCGAACTCCGTCGTCTACGTGATCAGCGGCGGCAAGCTCAACGTCACGGTGCCCGACAAGGGCACACGGGAGCAGGAGCTCAAGGCGGGCGCTGCGGTCTACTTGAAGGCCGAAGCCCACTCGACCGAGAACATTGGCGGCACCGAGGTGAAGTTTGCGATGTTCGAGCTCAAGCAGCGGGGCGCAGCCGCCGCGCCCAAGGGCGCCGATCCAACGACGCGCAAAGGCTTCCGCAGCGTCTTCGAGAACGACGAGGTTCGCGTCTTGGAGGCCACCTTTGCCAAAGGCGCGAAGGTCCCCGCCGCCGTGCACCCGGAGCACGCGGTCTACGTCCTTGCCGGCGGCAAACTAAAGTTCACCGACCCGTCGAAGGGCAAAGACGGTGTGCAAGAGGTCGACCTCACGACGGGCTTCGGCGGTTACCTTCCCGCGCAGCCCCGTGCCATCGACAACGTCGGCGCCGGCGAGGTGAAGCTCGTCATGGTGGAGATGAAGCCCGACCCGGCGGCCGAAGCGGACAAGCCGAAGAAGTAG
- a CDS encoding acyl-ACP thioesterase, which yields MSAVRTESFLVRSYEVDAMGELSPPALVGYLVELAILHAEELGLGFGAMSARGLTWVLSRLRVELDEPVLQGATLRVETFPQGVERLFALRDFRLLVGDTVVGRAATQWMLFDVEKRRAVWPDETLAKLVALDVARAFEEPFIKLGPLDAAQTEEVSGRTMDSRFADIDRNLHVTSTSYVGWALEAIPLATWQSSRLDWLEIHYLAECIHPCRVVSRAAPAADKGERVFRHAIAREGESADVARLVTRWVPREAIASVAPPALGAAL from the coding sequence ATGAGCGCGGTGCGGACCGAGTCGTTTCTCGTTCGAAGTTACGAGGTGGACGCCATGGGCGAGCTGTCGCCGCCGGCGCTCGTGGGCTACTTGGTGGAGCTCGCCATCTTGCACGCGGAGGAGCTCGGCCTCGGCTTTGGAGCCATGTCGGCGCGCGGCCTCACATGGGTGCTCTCGCGACTCCGCGTGGAGCTCGACGAGCCTGTCCTTCAAGGGGCGACGCTCCGCGTCGAGACGTTTCCTCAAGGCGTCGAGCGGCTCTTTGCCCTTCGCGACTTTCGCCTCCTCGTGGGCGACACCGTCGTAGGCCGGGCCGCGACCCAGTGGATGCTCTTCGACGTCGAGAAGAGGCGGGCCGTTTGGCCTGACGAGACGTTGGCGAAGCTCGTCGCCCTGGACGTCGCGCGAGCTTTCGAGGAGCCGTTCATCAAGCTAGGGCCCCTCGACGCGGCGCAGACGGAGGAGGTCTCAGGTCGCACCATGGACTCTCGCTTCGCGGACATCGACCGGAACCTGCACGTGACGAGCACGAGCTACGTCGGGTGGGCGCTTGAGGCGATCCCGCTTGCGACGTGGCAGAGCTCGCGCCTCGACTGGCTTGAGATCCACTACCTGGCGGAATGCATTCATCCGTGCCGCGTCGTGTCTCGTGCAGCGCCGGCCGCCGACAAGGGCGAGCGCGTCTTTCGTCACGCCATCGCACGAGAGGGCGAGTCCGCGGACGTCGCGCGGCTCGTGACGCGATGGGTGCCGCGGGAGGCCATCGCGTCGGTGGCGCCGCCGGCTCTCGGCGCCGCACTCTGA
- a CDS encoding choice-of-anchor L domain-containing protein produces the protein MALQESEEGAQDAHLGLQIQRAEAPRPDPARHRGETLSAPHNGHKVPRIVPTRLAGRVHIPEPMRALERPLPIVGRILAAAALCACSGPAPGQDGPVGPGTAAGALFVDGGAIGPGACTPSPGNFEIPGNQCDDDADGKVDNAPACDASLPVEGTAAHFAQALGVCQMADAQRWGLIAAEYTGSYGSSLPPNPQQHGILSKFGSTLKPRQGGALGVLSSGFAREFNGSATGAFQEGATMAGPGKAPPGYPKPAAGCQIDTAVNDVVSLKLRIKAPANARGVAFDFNFMSGEWPQWVCSRYNDAFVAMLTSSASGSVATNISFDAQKNPVSVNNGFFDRCTPGTMTGCNGDPPVIRTSACAGGETELLGTGFAQRQLYCGNKPSTGGGATGWLTSQAAVKPNEELTLEFLIWDTGDDNYDSLVLLDNLRWEFGETVTVTQRPK, from the coding sequence TTGGCGCTGCAAGAATCCGAGGAGGGCGCCCAGGATGCGCACCTCGGACTCCAGATTCAACGGGCCGAGGCGCCGCGGCCCGATCCAGCGCGTCACAGGGGGGAGACGCTCTCGGCGCCCCACAACGGCCACAAAGTCCCGCGAATCGTGCCCACGCGCTTGGCAGGGCGCGTGCACATCCCCGAGCCAATGCGAGCCCTCGAGCGCCCCCTCCCCATCGTCGGTCGCATCCTCGCAGCAGCCGCCCTTTGCGCCTGCAGCGGCCCCGCTCCCGGACAGGACGGCCCCGTGGGCCCCGGCACCGCTGCTGGCGCGCTCTTCGTCGACGGCGGAGCCATCGGCCCCGGAGCGTGCACACCCTCCCCAGGCAACTTCGAGATCCCCGGAAACCAATGCGACGACGACGCCGATGGCAAGGTCGACAACGCGCCGGCCTGCGACGCGAGCCTGCCGGTCGAAGGCACGGCGGCGCACTTCGCCCAGGCGCTCGGCGTGTGCCAAATGGCGGACGCGCAACGCTGGGGCCTTATCGCTGCAGAGTACACGGGAAGCTACGGGAGCTCGCTCCCGCCCAATCCGCAACAACACGGCATCCTCTCGAAGTTCGGGTCGACGCTGAAGCCGCGGCAAGGCGGCGCGCTCGGTGTCCTCAGCTCGGGCTTCGCCCGCGAGTTCAACGGCTCGGCCACCGGCGCGTTTCAGGAAGGCGCCACGATGGCGGGCCCCGGAAAGGCGCCGCCCGGTTACCCGAAGCCCGCCGCCGGCTGCCAGATCGACACGGCCGTCAACGACGTCGTTTCCCTGAAGTTGCGCATCAAGGCTCCCGCCAACGCACGCGGCGTCGCCTTCGACTTCAACTTCATGTCCGGCGAATGGCCTCAGTGGGTCTGCAGCCGCTACAACGACGCCTTCGTCGCGATGCTCACCTCGTCGGCGAGCGGCAGCGTCGCCACGAACATCTCCTTCGACGCGCAGAAGAACCCCGTGAGCGTCAACAACGGGTTCTTCGATCGCTGCACGCCGGGCACCATGACCGGCTGCAACGGCGACCCGCCGGTGATTCGCACCTCGGCCTGCGCCGGCGGCGAGACGGAGCTCTTGGGCACCGGCTTCGCTCAACGCCAGCTCTACTGCGGCAACAAGCCGAGCACCGGTGGCGGCGCGACCGGTTGGCTCACGTCGCAAGCGGCGGTGAAGCCGAACGAGGAGCTCACGCTCGAGTTTTTGATCTGGGACACGGGCGACGACAACTACGACTCGCTCGTGCTCTTGGACAACCTGCGCTGGGAGTTCGGGGAGACTGTGACCGTCACGCAACGCCCCAAGTGA
- a CDS encoding cyclic nucleotide-binding domain-containing protein, with amino-acid sequence MDARNTVAQSATRDVMACIGCNDCLIACPLPQASLVTIAELNHAVEQTVVTNPAVVDFVTACTQCRQCVPACPADLSRADMVLFNKMKVEDTVPNYTLLLQVGQQVSPSPWALDDLTARMAHVALFAGVPATDVRALLQKVTLRQLAAGELLVREGEFFDRMCVILSGGLEQWAEGHGGVRVHVLDLGPGSFFGELAVIADQPEPYAVVARELSVVLEIPKTALQRLMDTSPSFKTTMDELYRRRALFTYARRPDVLGGFPEQAVEEIFSRAQLRMLRAGEVVLKEDAPPGDVYLVRTGFLKVSRRVDAEREAVLVYFREGDLFGLLPLLHGERGHAYTVLATTRAEVVVIPGSHFFAVMSRYPNARAALEAGQGLEVERVARSALFSPPSPALGPKDATRAVMSMDVLVEKGLATGSEVLVVDTNVCVNCQNCVDACARRHKYGRLQLRGLQVDHFLFPTACRHCERPGVPPVQRQRHRSLAERRDHHRGGQLHRLRCVRRAMPLRQHQHAPRRAAEAYLHGEADGLLARRPRAGASPRVAQPERPRKAVKCDLCAGYDDYACVSACPVGAAFRIDPRSILPADAAQLGLAMKKEGR; translated from the coding sequence ATGGACGCCCGGAACACCGTTGCGCAGAGCGCGACGCGCGATGTGATGGCGTGCATCGGCTGCAACGACTGCCTGATCGCGTGCCCGTTGCCTCAGGCGTCGCTCGTCACCATCGCCGAGCTCAATCACGCCGTTGAGCAAACCGTCGTGACCAATCCGGCGGTCGTCGACTTCGTCACCGCGTGCACCCAGTGCCGGCAGTGCGTACCGGCGTGCCCCGCCGATCTGAGCCGCGCCGACATGGTGCTGTTCAACAAGATGAAGGTCGAGGACACGGTCCCCAACTACACGCTGCTCCTGCAGGTGGGCCAGCAGGTGTCGCCATCGCCGTGGGCCCTCGATGATCTCACGGCGAGAATGGCCCACGTGGCGCTGTTCGCTGGTGTTCCAGCCACCGACGTCCGCGCTCTCTTGCAGAAGGTCACGTTGCGCCAGCTCGCCGCCGGCGAGCTCCTCGTCCGCGAGGGCGAGTTCTTTGATCGGATGTGCGTCATCCTGTCGGGCGGCCTCGAGCAATGGGCCGAGGGGCACGGCGGCGTTCGCGTTCACGTCCTGGATCTCGGCCCCGGTTCGTTCTTCGGCGAGCTCGCCGTCATCGCCGATCAGCCGGAGCCCTACGCGGTCGTGGCCCGTGAGCTGTCGGTGGTGCTGGAGATTCCCAAGACCGCGCTCCAACGGCTGATGGACACGTCGCCGTCGTTCAAGACGACGATGGACGAGCTGTACCGTCGCCGCGCGCTCTTCACCTACGCTCGCCGCCCCGACGTCTTGGGCGGCTTCCCTGAGCAAGCGGTCGAGGAGATCTTCTCGCGAGCGCAGCTTCGGATGCTCCGCGCCGGCGAGGTCGTCCTCAAGGAGGACGCACCACCGGGCGACGTTTACCTCGTGCGTACCGGCTTTCTCAAGGTGAGTCGCCGCGTCGATGCGGAGCGCGAGGCCGTGCTCGTCTACTTCCGCGAGGGCGACCTCTTCGGCCTCCTCCCGTTGCTCCACGGTGAGCGGGGGCACGCGTATACGGTCCTCGCTACGACGCGCGCGGAGGTCGTCGTCATTCCCGGGAGCCACTTCTTCGCCGTCATGAGCCGCTACCCCAACGCTCGCGCGGCGCTTGAGGCGGGGCAGGGGCTCGAGGTCGAGCGCGTCGCTCGGAGCGCGCTCTTCTCGCCCCCATCCCCGGCGCTCGGGCCCAAAGACGCGACGCGGGCCGTCATGTCGATGGACGTCCTCGTGGAGAAGGGGCTCGCCACCGGCAGCGAGGTCCTCGTCGTGGACACGAACGTCTGCGTGAACTGTCAGAACTGCGTCGACGCGTGTGCGCGCCGGCACAAGTATGGCCGCCTCCAGCTGCGCGGCCTTCAGGTGGACCACTTCCTCTTCCCCACGGCGTGCCGCCACTGCGAAAGACCCGGTGTGCCTCCTGTGCAGCGTCAACGGCATCGTTCGCTTGCCGAGCGGCGAGATCACCATCGTGGAGGACAACTGCATCGGCTGCGGTGCGTGCGCCGAGCGATGCCCCTACGGCAACATCAACATGCACCCCGTCGAGCCGCCGAAGCTTACCTTCACGGTGAAGCTGATGGACTTCTTGCGCGGCGGCCGCGAGCGGGAGCGAGCCCTCGAGTCGCTCAACCCGAACGTCCCCGCAAGGCCGTGAAGTGTGATCTGTGCGCCGGCTATGACGACTACGCGTGCGTGAGCGCCTGCCCCGTGGGCGCCGCCTTCCGCATCGACCCGCGCTCGATCTTGCCGGCCGACGCCGCGCAGCTCGGCCTCGCCATGAAGAAGGAAGGTCGATGA
- a CDS encoding serine/threonine protein kinase gives MVLENTRGPAARPEPPPSQPAPRDLVGVCLGGRYRLRRRIGEGGMGAVYEAFQEDLRRLVAVKVIAQPITDEALRRFRLEARAAAALQHPHIVQVYDFHIGDGELPYMVMELLPGRPLRELMREAPLSPERVARIGSQILDALAAAHRAGVIHRDLKPGNIMVQKSGNGDDHAKLVDFGAAKVLFGSQAAITSTGSLIGTLSYMSPEQALVLDLDGRADVYAIALCMYAACVGKNPFVSESPDVTLKAIVAGRCAPLTKACPNIDPEFAAIVHRGMARDRSARYATAQEMSAALDTWLDGGPSGASLRPYEVGDAPSGLRRPRTLGALVVGGALIGAVGAAWLTRGPERAPQPAAASPPGRVARSAPASPPSDPAPSAPESGDAGIAPP, from the coding sequence GTGGTTCTGGAAAACACAAGAGGACCTGCGGCGCGACCGGAGCCGCCGCCCTCGCAGCCCGCGCCCCGAGATCTCGTTGGCGTTTGCCTTGGCGGACGCTACCGGCTGCGTCGGCGCATTGGCGAGGGCGGCATGGGCGCCGTCTACGAAGCGTTCCAGGAAGACCTAAGGCGCCTCGTCGCCGTGAAGGTCATCGCCCAACCCATCACCGACGAAGCGCTGCGGCGCTTTCGTCTCGAGGCGCGCGCCGCCGCCGCGCTCCAGCATCCGCACATCGTGCAGGTCTACGACTTCCATATCGGCGACGGCGAGCTGCCCTACATGGTCATGGAGCTCTTGCCGGGGCGACCCTTACGCGAGCTGATGCGCGAGGCCCCGCTCTCGCCGGAGCGCGTCGCGCGCATCGGAAGTCAGATCCTCGACGCCCTCGCGGCGGCGCATCGCGCCGGGGTGATTCACCGCGACCTGAAGCCGGGCAACATCATGGTGCAGAAGAGCGGCAACGGCGATGACCACGCGAAGCTCGTCGACTTCGGCGCTGCCAAGGTGCTCTTCGGGAGCCAGGCCGCCATCACGTCGACGGGCTCGCTCATCGGCACGCTCTCGTACATGTCGCCGGAGCAAGCGCTCGTGCTCGACCTCGACGGGCGCGCCGACGTCTACGCCATCGCGCTGTGTATGTATGCTGCATGTGTTGGAAAGAATCCGTTTGTCAGCGAATCGCCTGACGTCACGCTGAAGGCCATCGTCGCAGGTCGATGTGCGCCGCTCACGAAGGCCTGCCCCAACATCGACCCAGAGTTCGCCGCCATCGTTCACCGCGGCATGGCCCGTGATCGTTCGGCGCGCTACGCGACGGCGCAAGAGATGTCGGCGGCCCTCGACACGTGGCTTGACGGAGGTCCGTCGGGGGCCTCGCTGAGGCCCTACGAGGTGGGCGATGCGCCTTCCGGCCTCCGTCGGCCAAGGACGCTCGGCGCCCTCGTCGTCGGCGGGGCCCTCATCGGTGCGGTCGGCGCCGCCTGGCTCACGCGAGGACCCGAGCGAGCGCCCCAACCCGCGGCTGCGTCGCCGCCGGGGCGCGTCGCGCGAAGCGCACCTGCGTCGCCTCCGTCGGACCCCGCGCCTTCGGCACCGGAGTCAGGCGACGCCGGGATCGCGCCGCCCTGA
- a CDS encoding DegV family EDD domain-containing protein translates to MRFVTNPGSNLSDEEVREFDLFLTPQQIVVDGVYHDMRTKAPHATVDAWVKTAKEHPFVLGSSAAECSDYFRQIAGRDKGIVMLTTSRQLIGTYTAAVAAARSFAALHPDVNIDVVDTRSTDLGAGMTVLFAAEAARAGKPQREVVALADRFAAAGKVMFHIPSLDYIVKGGRASFLRAWVADLLRVTPLLSFVNGELKAVGRVARSADPVVAIRDAIVQDVPAGRAVWLAVLNGGTPDAARLADLLRRTYVVEREFVRPLSASIYLHGGPRCMGAAVYPTDALPWRPEPKPA, encoded by the coding sequence GTGCGCTTCGTCACCAACCCCGGGTCGAACCTCAGCGACGAAGAAGTCCGCGAGTTCGACCTCTTCCTTACGCCGCAGCAGATCGTGGTCGATGGCGTGTACCACGACATGCGCACCAAGGCGCCGCACGCGACCGTCGACGCGTGGGTCAAGACGGCGAAGGAGCACCCGTTCGTCCTTGGTAGCTCGGCCGCCGAGTGCAGCGACTACTTTCGTCAGATCGCCGGCCGCGACAAAGGCATCGTGATGCTCACCACTTCGCGCCAGTTGATCGGCACGTACACGGCGGCCGTCGCAGCGGCGCGCTCCTTCGCCGCCCTTCACCCCGACGTGAACATCGACGTCGTCGACACACGCTCCACAGACCTCGGCGCCGGCATGACCGTGCTCTTCGCGGCGGAGGCCGCTCGCGCGGGTAAGCCGCAGCGCGAAGTGGTGGCGCTAGCGGATCGCTTCGCCGCCGCCGGCAAGGTGATGTTTCACATTCCGAGCCTCGACTACATCGTCAAGGGAGGCCGCGCGAGCTTCCTGCGCGCCTGGGTCGCCGACCTTCTTCGCGTGACGCCGCTCCTGTCTTTCGTGAACGGAGAGCTCAAAGCCGTCGGCCGCGTTGCCCGCTCTGCCGACCCTGTAGTCGCGATACGCGACGCCATCGTCCAGGACGTCCCAGCGGGTCGCGCTGTGTGGCTGGCCGTCTTGAACGGCGGGACTCCTGATGCCGCACGGCTGGCCGACCTGCTTCGACGGACGTACGTCGTCGAGCGGGAGTTTGTGCGCCCTTTGTCAGCGAGCATCTATTTGCACGGAGGCCCGCGCTGCATGGGTGCCGCCGTCTACCCCACCGACGCTTTGCCTTGGCGCCCCGAGCCTAAGCCCGCGTAG
- a CDS encoding DUF2330 domain-containing protein — MRLRTTIFALGLTLAGVTGFNLHDARACGGCFHAATDTSTSFVTDHRMVLSVSTTQSVLWDQVKYTGDPSEFAWVLPVREGAQVELAQDAWIETLDVATRPSVKGPDVSCGGGGGGGGCGLSMSSMDTAASGAAAPNGDGNFTSGAGVEVVSQKVIGPYESVVIRSSRGDAIHLWLRINGFAVPDSIQPILGRYTTEGFDFLALKLRPNAGTRAMRPVRVVFPGASATLPLRMVAAGIGAKVGLTLFVITEGRYRPKNFPEVFVDRDSLAWNFNEKRSNYRELAEAALARGGDRGWLTEYAGKPFDRATRPTLGPTYQPTVGGAALSGPLDDVYTAACRRVPESPACAPRPFVTVNPVDAATPDDAGVAQAGDASADASDDAAASPVDGGHAADASTVVDANTDARGDANVKGGASSPAECVSPCEEFDDAEVALLGLHRSDVWVTRMRAELSGEACAAADLELEPSPEQTPLPAVLKTDKFTDPNVDPCAGIAANDSGGGCACRSTSQSTGAVPALLGVLGVLGILRGAKRRRR; from the coding sequence ATGCGGCTTCGGACGACGATCTTCGCTTTGGGACTGACGCTCGCGGGCGTCACGGGATTCAACCTCCACGACGCGCGAGCGTGCGGTGGCTGCTTTCACGCCGCGACCGATACGAGCACGAGCTTCGTGACGGACCACCGCATGGTGCTCTCCGTCTCGACGACGCAATCGGTCCTCTGGGACCAGGTGAAGTATACCGGCGACCCCTCGGAGTTCGCTTGGGTCCTTCCCGTTCGGGAGGGCGCGCAAGTCGAGCTCGCGCAAGACGCGTGGATCGAGACGCTCGATGTCGCCACGCGCCCGTCGGTGAAGGGGCCGGACGTCTCCTGTGGAGGCGGTGGTGGTGGCGGCGGGTGTGGCCTCTCCATGAGCAGTATGGATACGGCCGCCAGTGGCGCGGCGGCCCCGAACGGCGACGGCAACTTCACGAGCGGCGCCGGCGTGGAGGTCGTCAGTCAGAAGGTCATCGGTCCCTACGAATCGGTCGTCATCCGCTCGTCTCGTGGTGACGCCATTCACCTTTGGTTGCGAATCAACGGCTTCGCCGTTCCCGATTCGATCCAGCCCATCCTCGGTCGGTACACGACCGAGGGCTTCGACTTCCTCGCGCTCAAGCTGCGACCGAACGCGGGCACTCGCGCCATGCGACCGGTGCGTGTGGTTTTCCCCGGAGCCTCCGCCACGCTGCCCCTTCGCATGGTCGCCGCCGGCATTGGCGCGAAGGTCGGTCTGACGTTGTTCGTGATCACAGAAGGTCGCTATCGCCCGAAGAACTTCCCCGAGGTCTTCGTCGACCGCGATTCTCTCGCGTGGAACTTCAACGAGAAGCGTTCCAATTACCGCGAACTCGCCGAGGCCGCGCTCGCGCGCGGAGGAGACCGCGGCTGGCTCACGGAGTACGCGGGCAAGCCCTTCGACCGCGCGACGAGACCCACGCTGGGGCCCACGTACCAACCCACGGTCGGAGGCGCGGCGCTCTCTGGGCCGCTCGACGACGTCTACACGGCCGCCTGCCGGCGCGTGCCCGAATCGCCCGCATGCGCGCCGCGTCCCTTCGTGACGGTGAACCCGGTGGATGCCGCGACGCCCGATGATGCGGGCGTAGCGCAAGCCGGCGACGCGAGCGCAGACGCAAGCGACGACGCGGCCGCGAGCCCTGTGGATGGCGGACACGCCGCTGACGCGAGCACCGTCGTCGACGCGAACACCGACGCCCGCGGTGACGCGAACGTCAAAGGCGGCGCGTCCTCCCCCGCGGAGTGTGTGTCCCCTTGCGAGGAGTTCGATGACGCGGAGGTCGCTCTCCTCGGACTCCACCGCTCCGACGTTTGGGTCACGCGCATGCGCGCCGAGCTCTCCGGCGAGGCCTGCGCCGCCGCCGACCTCGAGCTCGAGCCGTCCCCGGAGCAGACGCCGTTGCCTGCTGTGTTGAAGACCGACAAGTTCACCGATCCCAACGTCGACCCGTGCGCGGGGATCGCGGCCAACGACTCGGGGGGAGGTTGCGCGTGTCGGTCGACGAGTCAGTCGACGGGGGCGGTGCCAGCCCTCTTGGGCGTTCTGGGGGTTCTTGGCATTCTGCGGGGGGCGAAGCGCCGCCGACGGTGA